Part of the Natronobacterium gregoryi SP2 genome, AGTGGCACGACTGGCTGCTGGAGCCGTCAGTCGTGCCGATTGCGCCGTCCAACCCACGAAACACGAATGAGCCACTCGATATAGACTACCGCGTCGAGGACCGAGTCAAAGAATACAGTGACACGGTGTGTCTCTGGCAAAATCAACTCGAAAAGACGTACACAAAACGCTCACGGGTCGAAACAGCGATTGGTGTCTGCAAGGATCTCGGCCTCGAGACCCTGGGGCCCGAGGCCGAGTGAGAGCCAAGTCACACGTCTTGATCGCTCTCTGCCTTCGCTTGGCCGTTGCACTTGCCAATCACCACCGAGGAAACGATATTGCCAGTCCAACAATCACGCTGTGAAAACAGTTCTCCACTGCCGCGAGAAATACATGAAGTTTTAGCCACCAGCATGAGTCTGGTTGTGGTCAGGCGCTTACCGAAGATGGTTAGAATCCACCACCGGTGATAAGTTCAATGAAGTCCTGAATCGATAGGGCCGCCAAGATGACCGCGAGTATCACAAGCAATGCATTGACGGCGTTTAGTGCACTGGTGTTGCAGTATTCACCCATCATCTCGCGGTCATTAACTGCCCAGAGCAGCAGTGTAGCTGCGACCGGGAGTGCGAAGATTCCGTTGTACATCGGAAATAGGATGACCATATCGACGACCGACAGATCCAGCCACCAGCTCACCAGCGGTGAAAAAATGCCGATGCCAGTTAGTGCTGCGAACAGCACGTTGAACAGCCGATCACCCTTCTGAACTGTGTATCCTGCGGCTTGTGGAATAATATAGGCCGGCGTCCACATAATCGGGATAATGCTGTTGAACGCCGCGGCGATCACGCCGCCGATGAACAACACCATCGCCCAGGTCCCAAGTACCTCGACCATTGCTTCGCCCGGCGTAATGAACGACTCAAGTTCGGTAAAGCCCATCGGTCGCAGCAGCGCCGCCGCAGCGATTAGAATCACGATGGTCGTGATCCCACCGACGGCATAGCCGATTGCCAGGTCCGTCCGGGCCTTCGACAGGTCGCTCTCGCTGGTCCAGCCCTTGGTATGGACAAGAATCGACTCGAGGAAGAAGTTCGGCCACAGTGCGGTTGTACCGAGCAAACCTGCTGCCATCGCTAACGCACCCAGCGTGTCAGTCCCCGGTACGAATCCGGTCGCAACACTGCTCGGGTCGGCACCGCTTGGCAGGGCGACGATCACGTAAATGACCATCAATGAAAACATCATTCCGATCATCACGTTCTCGACGGTGTCATAATGTAGTAGTCCGACGCCGATCGCAGCGAACGTTGTGAGTACCGCGATGGGCTGCCACGCCACAGCCCCACCGAGCAGGAACGAAATGCCGGCACCGACCGCAGCGACCAGTCCAAGTGTCCAAGCGATGCAACCGATCGACAGAAAGACCGCAATCGTCGTTGCCAGTGGCCGGCCCAATTTCTCGCGGGTGAACACCATCAGCGACTCTCCGTGGATGCCCAACCGAGCACTCATATCCTGAGCAATAAACCCGAGGAACGCGGCCCCGACGACAGCCCACAGCAGCGTGTATCCGTGCATGACGCCTGCCTGGCTGGCGATGAATACCGACCCAGAGCCGAAGTAACTGGCAACCATCACGAACGCT contains:
- a CDS encoding NRAMP family divalent metal transporter is translated as MSTKHFSPLQDLTAFSQKYGLAFVMVASYFGSGSVFIASQAGVMHGYTLLWAVVGAAFLGFIAQDMSARLGIHGESLMVFTREKLGRPLATTIAVFLSIGCIAWTLGLVAAVGAGISFLLGGAVAWQPIAVLTTFAAIGVGLLHYDTVENVMIGMMFSLMVIYVIVALPSGADPSSVATGFVPGTDTLGALAMAAGLLGTTALWPNFFLESILVHTKGWTSESDLSKARTDLAIGYAVGGITTIVILIAAAALLRPMGFTELESFITPGEAMVEVLGTWAMVLFIGGVIAAAFNSIIPIMWTPAYIIPQAAGYTVQKGDRLFNVLFAALTGIGIFSPLVSWWLDLSVVDMVILFPMYNGIFALPVAATLLLWAVNDREMMGEYCNTSALNAVNALLVILAVILAALSIQDFIELITGGGF